The following are encoded in a window of Gopherus flavomarginatus isolate rGopFla2 chromosome 10, rGopFla2.mat.asm, whole genome shotgun sequence genomic DNA:
- the NDUFB3 gene encoding NADH dehydrogenase [ubiquinone] 1 beta subcomplex subunit 3 isoform X2 — MGHGHEHGHGKMELPDYKQWKIEGTPLQDIQERLARRGLRDPWLRNEAWRYMGGFTKPVTVMDVLTKGFKWGFVAFVVALGIEYTLFPPKKNGGHH; from the exons ATGGGGCATGGACATGAACATGGTCATGGGAAAATGGAACTCCCTGATTATAAACAATGGAAAATAGAGGGTACTCCGCTACAGGATATCCAAGAAAGACTGGCTAGGCGGGGTCTTAGAGATCCATGGCTTCG cAATGAAGCATGGAGATATATGGGTGGCTTTACAAAACCTGTCACTGTTATGGATGTTCTCACCAAAGGTTTCAAGTGGGGATTCGTAGCCTTTGTGGTAGCACTTGGGATCGAGTACACACTGTTTCCTCCGAAGAAAAATGGAGGACATCACTGA
- the NDUFB3 gene encoding NADH dehydrogenase [ubiquinone] 1 beta subcomplex subunit 3 isoform X1 yields MRNQISSIGDMGHGHEHGHGKMELPDYKQWKIEGTPLQDIQERLARRGLRDPWLRNEAWRYMGGFTKPVTVMDVLTKGFKWGFVAFVVALGIEYTLFPPKKNGGHH; encoded by the exons ACATGGGGCATGGACATGAACATGGTCATGGGAAAATGGAACTCCCTGATTATAAACAATGGAAAATAGAGGGTACTCCGCTACAGGATATCCAAGAAAGACTGGCTAGGCGGGGTCTTAGAGATCCATGGCTTCG cAATGAAGCATGGAGATATATGGGTGGCTTTACAAAACCTGTCACTGTTATGGATGTTCTCACCAAAGGTTTCAAGTGGGGATTCGTAGCCTTTGTGGTAGCACTTGGGATCGAGTACACACTGTTTCCTCCGAAGAAAAATGGAGGACATCACTGA